Part of the Variovorax sp. PAMC 28711 genome is shown below.
GTGGCTCTATTTCATCGAGGGCGTGGTGCGTGCCTGGAGCGATCGCGGCATTGGCCAGGTGCTTGGGCTCGTCGAAGTGGCGCTGTGCCTGGCCCTGTTCACCGCCTGCGCCTGGCATGTGCGTTCGCGACTGCGCGCCGCCGCGGCGCTGCGCCTTCTGGAGACCCCTGCATCGTGACCGCCCTGCTGCTGGATGAACTGCGCGCCATCGTCGGCGCACCGAACGTGTTGACCGAAGGCGACCTCACCGCCTGGGAACAGGACTGGCGCAAGCGCGAGCGCGGCAAGGCGCTCGCCATCGTGCGGCCTGCCAACACCGCGCAGGTGGCGGCCGTCGTGAAGGCCTGCGCTGCGGCCGGCACGGCCATCGTCCCGCAAGGCGGCAACACCGGCTTGGCCGTTGGATCGACACCGGACGATAGCGGCACGCAAGTCTTGCTCAGCCTGCAGCGCATGAACGCGATTCGCGCCATCGATCCAGCCAACCTGACGGTCACGGTCGAGGCCGGCTGCATCCTGCAAACGCTGCAGGAAGCGGCTGAAAAAGCCGGCTTCCTGTTTCCGCTCAGCCTGGCGGCGGAAGGCAGTTGCACCATCGGCGGCAATCTGGCGACCAACGCCGGCGGCACGCAGGTCGTGCGCTACGGCAACACGCGCGACCTGTGCCTCGGCCTCGAAGTGGTCACGCCGCAAGGCGAGGTCTGGGACGGCACCAGCGGCCTGCGCAAGGACAACACCGGCTACGACCTGCGCGACCTGATGGTCGGCAGCGAAGGCACGCTGGGCATCATCACGGCGGCCACCATGAAGCTGTACCCGCAGCCGGCCGCACGACTCACCGCGTGGGCCGCCGTGCCGTCGCTCGAACACGCCGTCACGCTGCTCGGCCTCGCGCACAAGCACCTCGGCTCGGGCCTGACCGGATTCGAGGTAATGGGCAAGTTCGCACTGAGCCTGGTCGACAAGCACATGCCGCAACTGCGCGTGCCCTTCATCGACGACGACGCAGCGCCGTGGTGCGTGCTGCTCGAAAATTCCGACAGCGAATCCGAACAGCACGCGCGCGCGCGTTTCGAGGCGCTGCTCGAAACTGCCTTCGAAGACGGCTGCGTGACCGATGCTGTGGTCGCCGAAAACCTCACGCAGGCGCACCAGCTCTGGCACATCCGGGAGAACATCCCGCTGGCGCAGGCCGAAGAGGGCCTGAACATCAAGCACGACATCTCGATCGCGGTGTCGCGGATTCCGGCCTTCGTCGCATCGACCGACGCGCTGCTGCAACGCGAGATTCCCGGCGTGCGGCTGGTCAATTTCGGCCATCTGGGCGACGGCAACCTGCACTACAACGTGCAGGCGCCGGTCGATGGCGATGCCAAGGCTTTTCTCGACGACGAAGAAGCGCGCGTCAACACGCTGGTGTACGACGCCGTGGCCGAATTCGGCGGCTCGTTCTCGGCCGAGCATGGCATCGGCGGGCTCAAGGTCGACAAGCTCGAAAAGCACAAGTCGCCGGTTGCGCTCGGCATGATGCGCGCCATCAAGCGCGGGCTCGACCCGCAGAACATCCTGAATCCGGGGCGCGTGCTTCGGTCACAAGGCCCATCGTCATGACCCGTCCCGTCCGCAAGCAATACGAAGACTTCATGCGCCATGTCGACACGACCGGCGTGGTCAAGAGCGACCGCACCGGCACCGGCACCAAGAGCGTCTTCGGCCACCAGATGCGCTTCGACCTGAACGAAGGTTTTCCGCTGGTCACGACCAAGAAGGTGCACGTCAAGTCGATCATCCAGGAACTCCTGTGGTTCCTCACCGGCTCCAGCGACAACAACTGGCTGCGCGAACGCGGCGTGACGATCTGGGACGAATGGGCGCGCGAGGACGGCGACCTCGGTCCGGTCTACGGCGTGCAATGGCGCAGTTGGCCGACGCCCGACGGCGGCCACATCGACCAGATCGCCGAAGTCATCAAGACGCTCAAGAGCAACCCGGATTCACGCCGCATCATCGTGAGCGCGTGGAACGTGGCCGAGCTCTCAAAGATGGCGCTGATGCCCTGCCACGCGTTCTTCCAGTTCTACGTGGCGCCGCCGCAAGCCGAAGGCCAGCGCGGCAAGCTCAGCTGCCAGCTCTACCAGCGCAGCGCCGACATTTTTCTCGGCGTGCCTTTCAACATCGCGAGCTATGCGCTGCTCACGCACATGGTCGCGCAGCAGTGCGACCTGGACGTCGGCGACTTCATCTGGACCGGTGGCGACTGCCACATCTACAGCAATCACGCCGAGCAGGTCGCACTGCAACTGAGCCGCGAACCCCGCGCGTACCCGACGCTCGTGATCCAGCGCAAGCCCGATTCGATCTTCGACTACCAGTACGAAGACTTCGCGTTTGAAGGCTACGACCCGCATCCGGCCATCAAGGCGCCGGTGGCGGTATGACCATGCGCATCAACCTGATCTATGCGCGCGCGGCCAATGGCGTGATCGGCAAAGACGGCGCCATGCCCTGGCACCTGCCCGAAGACATGGCGCACTTCAAACGCCAGACCGCCGGCGCGCCGGTCATCATGGGCCGCAAGACCTGGGACTCGCTTCCGCCGAAGTTCCGGCCGCTGCCCGGACGCACCAACATCGTGGTGACGCGCCAGGCCAGCCTGGTGGCAGAGGGTGCGCAACGCGCATCCGGCCTGCGCGAAGCGCTTTCGATGTGCGAGCGCACGCGTGCGCCGGAGGCATGGGTGATCGGTGGCGCGCAGATCTACGCGGAAGCCGCGCCGCTCGCGCAGCGCGCCATCGTGACCGAGATCGCACGCGACTTCGACGGCGATGCCTTTGCACCGACGCTCGACGCGCAGTGGCGCGAGACGGCGCGTGTGTCCCATGTCTCTACCAACGGCCTGCCGTTCAGCTTTGTGACCTACGAACGGACAGACTGAGGGCGGTCTCAGGTGGAAAGCGCTGCAAGCTGCAGCCGCAGCATGTCGTTTTCAGCAGTGAGTTCCGCCACCCGGCGCCGCAGGTCGGCAATCTCCAATGCTGGACCGTCGCCGTGTGGTGACGGCGCCGCGGACGCACTGGCCGGAACAGTCTGTTCGCGCGCGAGACGCTTCGCTTCGCGCACCCGCTTGGCGGCTTGCTTCAGTTCGCCTTTGCCGGCGGCCGCTGCCGCAATTTGCTCATGCGCCGGCAGCGTGGCAACCGCTGCGGCGGCGTTGATCGAAATCGTGCCCGACTTCACCGCTGCGACGAGTTCGGGCGAAGCCTGCTTCTGGATCTTCTCGATCATCACGACCTGGTTGCTGCTCAGCCGCGCCGCCCTGGCGATCGCTTCGCGGCTGCTCATGGCGGTCGCGTCGGCATCACCGGACGTGGACGCATCGGCGCGCGATCGCCGCAACGCCACGATGTCCTTCTTGCGCAGCGCCAGGACGCCGCGCTGAAAATCGGAAACGCTGCGCCGCCCGAGATGCTGGTCGATCATCCAGAG
Proteins encoded:
- a CDS encoding FAD-binding oxidoreductase; protein product: MTALLLDELRAIVGAPNVLTEGDLTAWEQDWRKRERGKALAIVRPANTAQVAAVVKACAAAGTAIVPQGGNTGLAVGSTPDDSGTQVLLSLQRMNAIRAIDPANLTVTVEAGCILQTLQEAAEKAGFLFPLSLAAEGSCTIGGNLATNAGGTQVVRYGNTRDLCLGLEVVTPQGEVWDGTSGLRKDNTGYDLRDLMVGSEGTLGIITAATMKLYPQPAARLTAWAAVPSLEHAVTLLGLAHKHLGSGLTGFEVMGKFALSLVDKHMPQLRVPFIDDDAAPWCVLLENSDSESEQHARARFEALLETAFEDGCVTDAVVAENLTQAHQLWHIRENIPLAQAEEGLNIKHDISIAVSRIPAFVASTDALLQREIPGVRLVNFGHLGDGNLHYNVQAPVDGDAKAFLDDEEARVNTLVYDAVAEFGGSFSAEHGIGGLKVDKLEKHKSPVALGMMRAIKRGLDPQNILNPGRVLRSQGPSS
- a CDS encoding thymidylate synthase gives rise to the protein MTRPVRKQYEDFMRHVDTTGVVKSDRTGTGTKSVFGHQMRFDLNEGFPLVTTKKVHVKSIIQELLWFLTGSSDNNWLRERGVTIWDEWAREDGDLGPVYGVQWRSWPTPDGGHIDQIAEVIKTLKSNPDSRRIIVSAWNVAELSKMALMPCHAFFQFYVAPPQAEGQRGKLSCQLYQRSADIFLGVPFNIASYALLTHMVAQQCDLDVGDFIWTGGDCHIYSNHAEQVALQLSREPRAYPTLVIQRKPDSIFDYQYEDFAFEGYDPHPAIKAPVAV
- a CDS encoding dihydrofolate reductase translates to MRINLIYARAANGVIGKDGAMPWHLPEDMAHFKRQTAGAPVIMGRKTWDSLPPKFRPLPGRTNIVVTRQASLVAEGAQRASGLREALSMCERTRAPEAWVIGGAQIYAEAAPLAQRAIVTEIARDFDGDAFAPTLDAQWRETARVSHVSTNGLPFSFVTYERTD
- a CDS encoding plasmid replication/partition related protein; translated protein: MNISVDEELKTYIDPLTDDEHAALERSILAEGCRDALVLWGDVLVDGHNRYGICQKHGLPFQTTQNTRFQSTEDVHLWMIDQHLGRRSVSDFQRGVLALRKKDIVALRRSRADASTSGDADATAMSSREAIARAARLSSNQVVMIEKIQKQASPELVAAVKSGTISINAAAAVATLPAHEQIAAAAAGKGELKQAAKRVREAKRLAREQTVPASASAAPSPHGDGPALEIADLRRRVAELTAENDMLRLQLAALST